In the Deferribacter desulfuricans SSM1 genome, CCATTTTCAACATCAACTACAGCCTGATAAACTGTTTTTTTATAATTTATAAAGGATTCATCTACTTTAATCTTGTTAATCAATTCATTATATTTCCTTTTATTAAAATCTATTAACGGATAAAAAAGGTTTGCAGCAATATTTAAGACCCAGTTATCAAATATACTACTTATTTCGTTTGAGCTATATTTGTAAGAAGCAGAAATACTAAAAGTTGGAAATCTCTCTAATCTCGATATCTTATATGCCGCAAAGGATTTCATCAAATTTACTTCAGAAAGCCTTATGTCTGGTCTAAGTCTTATTAATTCTAAAGGTACAGGTGTTTTTATATCAAAATCAACTTCAGGTAGTGTCCTATCTTTTAGCTCTATATCAATATTATTATAACCTAATAAAATTTTTATCCTATTTTCATAAATGTTTTTGTTATTTTTTAATAATTTTATTGCATTTTCAGTAGAAATTATTTGCTGATCGATCAAATAAAGCTCTTTTAAACTAATTTCCCCAGAGAAGTATTTATTTTCTAATAATCTCTTTTGATTTTCCAATAATTTTAATTTTGCGTTTAACAAATATTCTTTTTCAAAAATTGCTAAAGTATTTAACCAATTTGTAGTTATCTCCCCAGCAATAGTATTAAATAGTGCATCATAATCAAATCTTTTCTCCAATACATTTAGCTCTGTAAGCTTTATCCCTTCTCTAATTTTTCCCCATATATCTATCTCGTATGATGCGGATAAACCTAAATAATAATTGTTTACAGTGACAGTATTAAACCCTTTATTCTTGGTTTTTGTTCTCTCATAACCAGCGTTTAAACCAATTTCTGGAAATAATGCAGTTCTATCCTTTTTATATTGTAAATTCGCTTCTTCTACTGTTTTCACAGCTAATTTTAGGTCAAAGTTATTTTTTTGGGCAAAAATAATTAAACTATTTAGGTCATCTGAGCCAAAGCTTTTCCACCACTCTTTATCATATTCTTTAACCCCTTCAATTTTAAATTTATAATCTGCTGGCAAATCAGAATTGTTTAATTTAGGTATTTCTTTGGTTATACAACCTGTCAAAAGTAAAATAATTGAAAAATAAAAAAATAAAACTCTCATCACTCAAACCTTTTATAATTTTCTAAACCAGCCAAACTAAATTTATATATATGATCCGTTAATTTTTTAATAAGTTCTACGTCATTTTTATTTTTCACAATTTCTTTTTGTATCATAGGATTAATTTTTAAAAATAAACACTGACTCATTATACTATAACCCATTAAATGAAGTCTATCAAAATCGTTTATCCCAGTAATCCCTTTTACAATATTAAAAAGTGTCTCTCTATACCTAGACTTAATCTCAGCTAAAATATCATCACAAATACCACTAGATTGCATAGATTCGTGTAAAAAAAGTTGTGGTAAATATCTTGACTCGTCTTCAGAATAACCTCTCTTAACTACAGTCTCAATAAAAAGATATAGTTTTTTCTCATAAGGAATATCTAAATTATTCAATTTTAATAAAGGCATTTTCTCTTCAGCTATTTCAAATGCCTTTTTAAATATTTCCCGATATAGATTTGCTTTAGATCTAAAATAGTAATTAACTGAGGCGATATTAACACCGGCTTTTTTACAAATTCCAGCTACAGACGTTTTTCTATAGCCATTATCTGCAAAAAGCTCCAGTGCTGCTAAAATTATTTTATCTCTTTTATCCATCTTAACATCCATTTCAAATAATCATTTAAAATATCTATTTAAAATTGTCAATAAAAAAAGGTGATGCATAGTAGTCAAGGGTGTTGCACAATAATAACTGCTTAATCACCTCAGATTGCTTCGCTAACGCTCGCAATGACAGCAATTTTGGGTCATTGCGCCCTTGCCATTCAGTGTAGTAGATGCTGAGTTTAAAATTTTTAATATTCTATGTTTTAAATGTATAACTATCAAAGTTTAAACACTAACGGCGGGGAAAGCAATCTGGAACTTAAACATATTTTACTGTACAAAAATTTATTAAAACCTTGAGAATCCAGAAATGCCCAAGGGGGGACTCGAACCCCCACGGCCTTTTACGGCCACAGGATCCTGAATCCTGCGTGTCTACCAATTCCACCACTTGGGCGAAACAAAAAAACATATATGTATTTTAGTACCCCTTGTCAACAAATATAATAATCAAGCTCAATCTAATCTCTTTTCCCACTCAAAAGCACTTTTACAAATCAACTCTAAATTATCAAATTTTGGCTGCCAACCAAGTTTATTTAAGATTTTGCTATTATCAGCAATCAGTTTTGATGGATCGCCAGCTCTTCTA is a window encoding:
- a CDS encoding TolC family protein gives rise to the protein MRVLFFYFSIILLLTGCITKEIPKLNNSDLPADYKFKIEGVKEYDKEWWKSFGSDDLNSLIIFAQKNNFDLKLAVKTVEEANLQYKKDRTALFPEIGLNAGYERTKTKNKGFNTVTVNNYYLGLSASYEIDIWGKIREGIKLTELNVLEKRFDYDALFNTIAGEITTNWLNTLAIFEKEYLLNAKLKLLENQKRLLENKYFSGEISLKELYLIDQQIISTENAIKLLKNNKNIYENRIKILLGYNNIDIELKDRTLPEVDFDIKTPVPLELIRLRPDIRLSEVNLMKSFAAYKISRLERFPTFSISASYKYSSNEISSIFDNWVLNIAANLFYPLIDFNKRKYNELINKIKVDESFINYKKTVYQAVVDVENGFLNISNSLSQLETTTKNLQKEEKQYQLIKLKYLSGENSLIDLISEELKLIDYKLDLIDKKLSYLESLVSFYKALGGRYYKEVKHGKEQ
- a CDS encoding TetR/AcrR family transcriptional regulator, translating into MDKRDKIILAALELFADNGYRKTSVAGICKKAGVNIASVNYYFRSKANLYREIFKKAFEIAEEKMPLLKLNNLDIPYEKKLYLFIETVVKRGYSEDESRYLPQLFLHESMQSSGICDDILAEIKSRYRETLFNIVKGITGINDFDRLHLMGYSIMSQCLFLKINPMIQKEIVKNKNDVELIKKLTDHIYKFSLAGLENYKRFE